From the genome of Triticum aestivum cultivar Chinese Spring chromosome 3B, IWGSC CS RefSeq v2.1, whole genome shotgun sequence, one region includes:
- the LOC123070796 gene encoding glucosidase 2 subunit beta: MTPPQQSRRLVSSAAPATLLLLLLAGTADAVPPLVGVSPQDEAYFAPQVIACRDGSGSFPRSRLNDGYCDCTDGTDEPGTSACPEGKFYCTNIGDLPRILFSSFVNDNICDCCDGSDEYESGIHCPNTCKKRHDNAETDNGVSELSVAHLGGTDIISSKHTLDIEDLIQKLRGLRMAAVVELGLVVCIFVFYFARRSTRARRRQYILKR, translated from the exons ATGACGCCCCCACAACAAAGTCGTCGCCTGGTCTCCTCCGCCGCTCCCGCCactctcctgctcctgctcctcgcCGGCACCGCCGACGCCGTGCCACCGCTAGTCGGCGTTTCTCCCCAGG ACGAGGCGTACTTCGCGCCGCAGGTGATCGCTTGCAGGGACGGCTCGGGCTCCTTCCCCAGGAGCCGGCTCAACGACGGATACTGCGATTGCACCGATGGAACCGACGAGCCAG GCACTTCGGCTTGCCCAGAAGGCAAATTTTATTGTACAAACATTGGAGATCTTCCTCGTATCTTGTTCTCTTCGTTTGTGAATGATAACATTTGCG ATTGCTGTGATGGAAGTGATGAGTATGAAAGTGGCATCCATTGTCCGAACACATGTAAAAAGAGACATGATAATGCCGAGACAGACAATGGTGTTAGTGAGCTGTCAGTCGCACATTTAGGTGGAACTGACATAATTTCTAGTAAACATACACTTGACATAGAAGATCTTATCCAGAAGCTAAGAG GATTAAGAATGGCTGCAGTTGTTGAACTGGGTCTTGTTGTATGTATATTCGTTTTCTACTTTGCTCGACGGAGCACTCGGGCACGGAGGAGACAATATATTTTGAAAC GTTAG